The following proteins come from a genomic window of Pocillopora verrucosa isolate sample1 chromosome 6, ASM3666991v2, whole genome shotgun sequence:
- the LOC131794110 gene encoding uncharacterized protein, translated as MSIKLYDGSGLSQEFSDSEKNLKKDGVSIVKAVVSSGTWIFYTYANYNNAQNGAGPSNYKVVKPGPEVKISSVNGSMPLLLDQVEGVVLFEHSFYGGTNKWFKESCPDLNSFFSTGKVGGVSSTIVLSKNEKFAAVTKTNYQELQQQLEPGKWYASPGDMNFPNDRMQTSARCEMTNLTWLFACISYQLLSFFSCALFDGADFPPKGKISGN; from the exons ATGTCCATCAAGTTGTACGACGGAAGCGGTTTGAGCCAGGAGTTTTCAGATTCAGAGAAGAACCTGAAAAAGGATGGTGTTTCCATCGTAAAAGCCGTTGTTAGTTCGGGAACCTGGATCTTCTACACCTACGCAAACTACAATAACGCACAAAATGGTGCTGGCCCATCTAACTACAAAGTTGTCAAGCCTGGACCAGAAGTAAAGATCTCGAGTGTGAATGGCTCTATGCCCCTCCTTCTGGACCAGGTAGAAGGAGTCGTTCTGTTCGAGCATAGCTTCTACGGTGGAACCAACAAG TGGTTTAAAGAAAGTTGCCCAGATCTGAACTCCTTTTTCTCAACCGGGAAAGTTGGAGGAGTCTCCTCTACCATCGTGTTATCCAAGAACGAGAAGTTTGCAGCCGTCACCAAAACCAACTATCAGGAGTTGCAACAGCAACTGGAGCCAGGCAAATGGTATGCAAGTCCAGGCGACATGAATTTCCCCAACGACCGAATGCAGACCTCCGCAAGATGTGAGATGACCAATCTGACCTGGCTCTTCGCTTGCATTTCGTACcagcttctttcttttttttcgt GCGCTCTTTTTGACGGCGCAGACTTCCCGCCAAAGGGTAAAATCAGCGGAAATTAA
- the LOC131770789 gene encoding LOW QUALITY PROTEIN: tubulin beta-4B chain (The sequence of the model RefSeq protein was modified relative to this genomic sequence to represent the inferred CDS: inserted 1 base in 1 codon) gives MREIVHLQAGQCGNQIGAKFWEVISDEHGIDPTGTYHGDSDLQLERINVYYNEATGGKYVPRAVLVDLEPGTMDSVRSGPFGQIFRPDNFVFGQSGAGNNWAKGHYTEGAELVDSVLDVVRKEAESCDCLQGFQLTHSLGGGTGSGMGTLLISKIREEYPDRIMNTFSVVPSPKVSDTVVEPYNATLSVHQLVENTDETYCIDNEALYDICFRTLKLTTPTYGDLNHLVSATMSGVTTCLRFPGQLNADLRKLAVNMVPFPRLHFFMPGFAPLTSRGSQQYRALTVPELTQQMFDAKNMMAACDPRHGRYLTVAAMFRGRMSMKEVXEQMLNVQNKNSSYFVEWIPNNVKTAVCDIPPRGLKMSATFIGNSTAIQELFKRISEQFTAMFRRKAFLHWYTGEGMDEMEFTEAESNMNDLVSEYQQYQDATAEEEGEFDEEEEEEGENA, from the exons ATGCGTGAAATCGTTCATCTACAGGCGGGTCAGTGCGGAAACCAAATCGGGGCCAAG ttttgggAAGTTATTTCAGATGAACACGGAATCGACCCAACTGGCACATATCATGGTGATTCAGACCTCCAGTTGGAAAGAATCAACGTTTACTACAACGAAGCAACAG GAGGGAAATATGTACCTCGAGCTGTGCTGGTCGATTTGGAGCCCGGAACAATGGATTCAGTACGCTCCGGACCTTTCGGACAAATTTTTAGACCTGACAACTTTGTTTTTG GACAAAGCGGGGCTGGAAACAATTGGGCGAAAGGACATTACACTGAAGGTGCCGAATTAGTAGATTCCGTTCTAGATGTTGTCCGAAAGGAAGCAGAAAGCTGCGACTGTTTGCAAGGCTTTCAACTCACTCACTCCCTCGGCGGTGGTACAGGCTCAGGGATGGGCACGCTGCTCATCTCAAAGATCCGAGAGGAATATCCCGATCGTATCATGAACACGTTTAGTGTTGTACCTTCCCCTAAAGTGTCGGATACCGTCGTGGAACCCTACAACGCAACTCTCTCGGTTCATCAGCTTGTTGAGAACACCGATGAAACGTACTGCATCGACAACGAAGCCCTCTATGACATCTGCTTCAGAACTCTGAAATTAACCACCCCGACGTATGGCGACCTAAACCACCTTGTGTCAGCCACAATGAGTGGTGTGACCACATGTCTTCGATTTCCCGGCCAG CTGAATGCCGATTTGCGAAAACTAGCAGTCAATATGGTTCCCTTCCCCCGTCTTCACTTCTTCATGCCAGGTTTCGCTCCTCTGACCAGCCGAGGCTCCCAGCAGTACCGAGCATTGACAGTTCCAGAGCTGACACAGCAGATGTTTGATGCTAAGAACATGATGGCAGCCTGTGATCCCCGTCATGGTAGATACCTGACTGTGGCTGCAATGTTCCGAGGCCGCATGTCCATGAAGGAGG ACGAGCAGATGTTGAATGTGCAGAACAAGAACAGCTCATACTTTGTGGAATGGATTCCTAACAATGTCAAGACTGCTGTATGTGATATTCCACCTCGAGGACTGAAGATGTCTGCCACCTTTATTGGAAACAGCACTGCCATTCAGGAACTATTCAAGCGTATTAGTGAGCAGTTCACAGCTATGTTCAGGCGCAAGGCCTTCTTGCATTGGTACACTGGTGAGGGCATGGATGAGATGGAGTTTACTGAG gctgaatcaaacatgaatgATCTAGTGTCTGAGTACCAACAATATCAGGATGCCACAGCTGAAGAAGAAGGAGAGTTTGatgaggaagaggaagaggagggtGAAAACGCATAA